In a single window of the Balearica regulorum gibbericeps isolate bBalReg1 chromosome 7, bBalReg1.pri, whole genome shotgun sequence genome:
- the TFAM gene encoding transcription factor A, mitochondrial — MAAALALLGRAAGLVTGAQRLLRLGGSAERCLSRGIGSDERPKRPLTAYFRFLKENHSAFRQNNPEMSNVELVRKIAGAWKELPASQKQVYEEARKTDWQRYEEQLAAYKAQLTPAQAAALKEERRRRLAKRRSFRAKRELTVLGKPKRPRSGFNIFVSENFQESEGISPVAKLKQLFDAWRKLSSSQKQPYLQLAEDDKVRYENEMKSWEAKMVELGREDLIRSRRQRPKNKTAETAKKAETAKGSSRENKAKLKLKKSEE; from the exons ATGGCGGCGGCGCTGGCGCTGCTGGGCCGGGCAGCGGGCCTCGTCACCGGCGCCCAGCGGCTCCTCAG GCTCGGCGGCTCGGCGGAGAGGTGCCTCTCCAGGGGGATCGGCTCGGATGAGCGCCCGAAGCGGCCCCTGACGGCCTATTTTCGCTTCCTGAAAGAGAATCATTCTGCTTTTAGGCAAAACAATCCAG AAATGAGCAATGTGGAGCTGGTTAGAAAAATAGCAGGTGCTTGGAAGGAGTTACCAGCATCACAGAAGCAG GTCTATGAGGAGGCTAGAAAGACAGACTGGCAAAGATATGAAGAGCAGTTGGCAGCGTATAAAGCTCAGCTAACTCCAGCTCAGGCTGCGgctttgaaagaagaaaggagaagacgACTGGCAAAAAGAAGATCGTTCAGGGCAAAAAGA gaattgaCTGTGCTTGGAAAACCTAAAAGACCTCGCAGTGGCTTTAACATTTTTGTGTCAGAAAACTTCCAAGAAAGCGAGGGAATTTCACCCGTG GCAAAGCTGAAGCAATTATTTGATGCATGGCGAAAGCTGTCCAGTTCTCAAAAGCAG ccATACCTGCAGCTTGCCGAAGATGATAAGGTTCggtatgaaaatgaaatgaagtcaTGGGAAGCAAAAATGGTTGAACTCGGACGTGAAGACCTGATACGTTCCAGAAGGCAAAGgccaaaaaacaaaactgccGAAACTGCGAAGAAAGCTGAAACAGCCAAAGGTTCCTCACGTGAAAACAAGGCAAAGTTAAAGTTGAAAAAGTCTGAAGAATAA